The proteins below are encoded in one region of Helianthus annuus cultivar XRQ/B chromosome 2, HanXRQr2.0-SUNRISE, whole genome shotgun sequence:
- the LOC110923538 gene encoding 14 kDa proline-rich protein DC2.15, producing MAAAQSLACTFIFFLIINVTVTDACGSCTPKVTPPPASSSCPRDALKLGVCADVLGLVNVVVGTPESSKCCALLQGLVDLEVAACLCTAIKANILGINLNVPISLSLLVSACGSTIPPGFKCE from the coding sequence ATGGCAGCAGCTCAATCACTTGCATgcaccttcatcttcttcctcatcATTAATGTCACCGTTACCGATGCATGCGGTTCATGCACACCAAAAGTAACACCACCCCCGGCCTCATCGTCTTGTCCTAGGGACGCGTTGAAGCTTGGAGTCTGTGCCGACGTACTAGGTTTGGTCAATGTAGTGGTTGGGACCCCTGAATCTAGCAAATGTTGTGCATTGCTACAAGGTTTGGTTGATTTGGAAGTCGCGGCTTGCCTTTGCACCGCCATCAAGGCTAATATCCTTGGAATTAACCTCAATGTTCCAATTTCACTAAGCTTGTTGGTGAGTGCTTGTGGCAGCACCATTCCACCGGGCTTCAAATGCGAGTAA